AGTTCCACCGTCAGCGCGTCACGCTCACCGTCGTCCCGCGACGACGAGGGCAGCCGGTCGTAGGCGTCCAGCGCTGCCTGCCACCACTGGGCGGCGATGTCCGAACTCCATTGCGCAGTGGCCTGTTCGGCGGCCAGCCGGCACGCCTGCACGACGTCGCCGGGTTCCACCAGCGGCTGCGCGGCGACCAAATGCTGCGCGCGGCGGGTCGGCGCGTCGGGGTCGGTGCTGTCGGCGAGCACCTCGCCGACCTTGGCGTGCACCCGCTGGCGGCGCAGCGCCGGCATGCCCGCCAGCAGCTGCTCGCGCAGCAGGCCGTGTGCGAACACGTAGCCGCCGCCGCCGTGCGCGGTGACGATGATCCGTTCGTCGGCGGCGTCGTCGAGGTGGTCGGCCAGGGTGTCGAGATCGAGCCCGGTCGTTCTGGCCAGCACCGGGACCGCGGACGCGTCGATCACATCGCCGATGACCGCCGCGGTGCGCAAGATCTGTACCACAACGGGATCCAGTGCGGCCAAACGGCGTTCGAGCACCACACGCACCGCGTGCGGAATCTCGGAGCCCGCCCGTTCGGCGCGGGGCAGCCGGGCGTATTCGGAGACGAAGAACGGGTTGCCGCCGGTGCGGTCGGCGAGTTCGGCCGCCTCGGCCGCGGTGACCGGTTCCTCGGCGATCTCACCAGCCAGCGTGGCGACGTCGGCCGACGACAGCGCGGGAACTTCGATGTGCCGGTTGTTTTTTCCGCGTGCGACGGTGCTCAGCAGGCGGGCCACCTCGGGTGTGTGTTCGCCGTCGCGGACGGTGACGAGCATCAGCACCGGCCGGCCGCGCAGGGCGCCCGCGACGTAGGCCAGGCAGCTCGCCGACGTGGGATCCGACCACTGCACATCGTCGACGACCACCGCCAGCGGCCGGCCCGCTGCCTCCAGCAGCGCTTGAATCCGTTCGTAGACATGAAATCTCGCGGTGTCGGGGTCGGCCCCGGCCGGCACTTCGAGCACCGCGTCGGCGTCGGCGCCCAGCGCGCGCACCAGCTGGCGCATCGGCCACCACGGCGGCGTGGCGCGCTCGTCGGGGCACCCGACCCACACGACGTCGGCGCCGCCCGCCGACACCCGCTCCGAGATCTCCTCGGCCAGCCGCGTCTTGCCGATGCCGGGTGGCCCCGACAGCACCATCCAGCGAGTCGCCCCGGCGATCACCCCGGCCACGATGTCGTCGGCGACGGACAGTTCGCGATTGCGGCCCACCAGCGGGGCGCGATGGGCGACGGGTTCGAAGACAGCCGCCGCGACGGCGTCCGCCGCGGGGCCCGAGATCGGCGCGGCGCCGCTCCATTCCGGCGACCGCGGCCACGCCGCGAGTTCCGGGGCCTGGCGCAGCACCGCGGTCTGCAGTTCACGCAGCTCCGGTCCGGGTTCGAGGCCGAGTTCCGCGTCGAGGAGTTTGGCGTGGCGGGTGTAAACCTCCAGCGCCTCGGCGGCCCGGCCCGCCCGGTACAACGTCAACATCTGCAGCCGGCAGCCGCGATCGGCGAGCGGGTCCAGCGCACGCAGCCGCGACACCTCGGTCAGCGCCGCCGGCAGGCGGCCCAACGCCAGCAGCGAGATCACCCTGTCGGCAACGCATTCGGTGTGCATCTCGGCGATGCGGGCGGCCTCCTCGCGCGCCCAGGCGGCGTCGGCCAGGTCCTCGAGCAGCGGCCCGCGCATCAGGTTCAGGGCCGCGTCGGCCTCGGCGAGTCCCTGCTCCCAGCGTTCGGCCTCCACCGCGGCCGCGGCCCGAGCGCAGTGCGCCGCGAACGCGGTGACATCGACCGAGTCGGGATCGACCTCGAGGTAATACCCGGGCGGCTGCCGCACGATCGGGGACGCCATCTGCGACTC
The window above is part of the Mycolicibacterium rutilum genome. Proteins encoded here:
- a CDS encoding BTAD domain-containing putative transcriptional regulator → MHYRLLGPLQVVRADSTVDVGPHKQRVVLAALLLARGRVVSVDRLIDAVWGDDVPDSATASLQAYISNLRRALRAASGESQMASPIVRQPPGYYLEVDPDSVDVTAFAAHCARAAAAVEAERWEQGLAEADAALNLMRGPLLEDLADAAWAREEAARIAEMHTECVADRVISLLALGRLPAALTEVSRLRALDPLADRGCRLQMLTLYRAGRAAEALEVYTRHAKLLDAELGLEPGPELRELQTAVLRQAPELAAWPRSPEWSGAAPISGPAADAVAAAVFEPVAHRAPLVGRNRELSVADDIVAGVIAGATRWMVLSGPPGIGKTRLAEEISERVSAGGADVVWVGCPDERATPPWWPMRQLVRALGADADAVLEVPAGADPDTARFHVYERIQALLEAAGRPLAVVVDDVQWSDPTSASCLAYVAGALRGRPVLMLVTVRDGEHTPEVARLLSTVARGKNNRHIEVPALSSADVATLAGEIAEEPVTAAEAAELADRTGGNPFFVSEYARLPRAERAGSEIPHAVRVVLERRLAALDPVVVQILRTAAVIGDVIDASAVPVLARTTGLDLDTLADHLDDAADERIIVTAHGGGGYVFAHGLLREQLLAGMPALRRQRVHAKVGEVLADSTDPDAPTRRAQHLVAAQPLVEPGDVVQACRLAAEQATAQWSSDIAAQWWQAALDAYDRLPSSSRDDGERDALTVELLEAHSRAGRGQLVLDSVQRYLGEALRTGRIATTGRVASALLRASGGWPWLAPGREPGELLVLLERAAALAADDPAAGARVLSALAVGHCYHRDPAVAATLLDDADRLAEAAGDRDVVADVLMGRLVTYSGVATHSRETLAWVQRLNSLRHSRSHEDAVIAHSVATMAAMNLGDVAAARRHLQAGIAGSEDIKLPVLRAQLRWMEAVLAAWVGDFAEAERHHAIAAHVHEQTELYEAGSALLATATLLREKGGPVPADWMAARDVNAFGGPGVVSVVRTGVLTLSTGPQARADAEEALRTWAGSDEGHIWPTLGHHTLLAHLAADHRLPEFADLLLAKLAPFADRIGVLGQVGSAGPVSLATARLHALRGDDARARADLARARDLAERSGGVPTLLRCRLLECELTAPGPERTAAVAALAADAAAIGMVSVVDAARALA